The Nakamurella antarctica genomic interval TTTAGTCAAACGTCTAGTGAGGAAGAGCAACTCAAGAGCCAGTTCGGCCGCAGCCGCGAGCGGACCTGGGCCCTCCGAATCCAGCGCCCCTAGCCTGGCACCCACTTCGGCGACAACCGGCAGGTCGGGCAACGCCGCAACCACTTGGGCCGCCGTCACGCGCTCTCCCGTGCGCAGCGGACTCTGCCCCACCGCCTCGGCAAGTGGGGCTAGATCGACCCCGCGCAGTGCAGCTTTAGCGGTGTCAGCTGTGGCGCGACGAAGAAGATGCGCCAAAATTTCCGACGCGCGCTCTGCTTCGCCGGTGGTGAACTCGAGTTTGCCCCGAAGCACCGGCACCATCGATTCAAGGTCGATAAGCCTTGCCGTGGCGCGGGTTTCCGACGTGACGGCAAAGCGTCGAAGCGCTGCGGCTGCGACGGTTTCCGCCGCGGCGACTGAGAACCTCGCTGAAACGCCGGATGTTTGGTCGATCGAGTCCGAGTCGCGCAGCAGCCTGCTGAATCGGGCAATGATTTCCAAGAGGTGATCCGGCACCTCGGCAACCAGGTGGGCCTCCTGTTGAATCAGCGCCACCTCATGTGTCAACTCGAGCGGATAATGAGTTCGCACTTCAGCCCCGAACCGGTCCTTCAAGGGCGTGATAATCCGTCCGCGGTTGGTGTAGTCCTCTGGATTGGCTGAGGCCACCAGAAGGATGTCCAAGGGCAGTCGCAAGGTATACCCACGGACCTGAATATCGCGTTCTTCCATGACGTTGAGCAACGAAACCTGGATGCGTTCAGCAAGATCGGGCAGTTCGTTGATTGCCACGATCCCCCTGTGAGCACGCGGCACCAGGCCGAAATGGATCGTCTCCGGGTCGCCGAGCGAGCGCCCTTCGGCTACTTTGACCGGGTCCACGTCGCCGATCAGGTCGGCAACCGCGGTGTCCGGCGTCGCGAGTTTTTCGGTATAACGCTCCAGGCGATGCCTCCAGGCAACGGGTAAGTCGTCGCCGAGCTCGCCCGCACGGCGTTGTGATCCCGGCGTGATGGGATCGAAAGGGTGCTCGCCGAGTTCAGACCCTTCGATCACGGGCGTCCACTCATCGAGCAACGTCACCAGTGACCGAAGCAACCTTGTCTTACCCTGACCTCGCTCACCTAGCAGGACCACGTCGTGGCCCGCCAGCAATGCCCGCTCTAATTGGGGAAGCACAGTGTCGTCAAATCCGACGATGCCCTCCCACGGACTGTGGCCAGACGTTAACGCTGCCAACAGGTTGTCGCGAATTTCGGCCTTGACACCTCGCTGCACGTGGCCGCTCGCTCGGAGTTCGCCAACGGTGCCGGGAAGGTTTTCAGGAGAGGTGATCTGCACGCTTTCCCACGCTACGCCTGCGCGCCAGCGGCCGGCTGGGCCGCAGGAACGCTGCGCCTGATCACCTCAACACGAGCGCAGGATTTAGTAAGGAGGAGTTCCAAACACGAACACGCTGTCGCCGAGGTGCAGGGCGTTGAAGAACGTTTCTGACGCCGAACTTGATAAGTGGATGCAACCGGCGGACTGCACCGAGAGACTGCCTTGGTGAAACGCTATTCCGCCATCAAAGAATACGGAGTTAGGCATCGCGGCGCCGTTGTAGATGCTCGACTTGTGATGTTTGTCTAGCCAATACACCTTGAACGTGCCGGTTCCGGTGCGGTGGCCCGCCTTCCCGGACGTCATATCGACTGGGCCGTAGGTGATTTCACCGCCGGTCTGCAACCACGCCAACTCATTCGTCAGGTCGACGCACGCGGCTGCAGTCGTTGGGCAAGGATTGGCTGCAGCCAGCGAGGCGGCTCCCGCCTCGTTGGGATTGACGACGGGCGGAGTAACCGACAGGGTCGCCTTGGCGGTGTTGGCTTGGAACCGTTTGTCGCCCGAGTAGTTCACAAGAATCTGATGATCCCCGGCGGCAACCGCAGAGACGGTGAAACCAATTTTCCCTGCAGCGTCAACCTCGCCATTGGCGACTTCAATCCCATCGAGCGTGGCCGTAACTTGCCCAGTTGGCTTGTCGGGTGTGCCGATGATGCTCACTGTCACTGTCCCGCTGCCGTCGGGGAGAAGCGTCGGCTTCACGATGGAAATGTCAACATTGGTAGAACTGGTGACGAGCGTGAGCTGCGACTGGGAGGCACCCACACGATCGGACCCGGCAAAGGTCACGGTGAGATCCTTCGAACCCGGATCGAACCTGTTCAAAAATTGCAGCGACGCCTGGCCCTGCGGGTTGGTGGTGCCTTCGGCGACGACCTGTTCGCCGTCCGTGACCTTCACCGCGCCGGTCAAATCCGCCTCCGCAGCTGCCGACACAGCAATGGTGAAGGAAGCTTGGTCGCCGTAACGAACGGCGTCTTTGGTTGCCGAACCGGTGACGCCGGTCGAGACTTGGGCGATGGACACCGTGCTGGCGGCGGTGGTGGGACCGACCTGATCCGGCGCTGTCGGCAGGTACGACGCGGTGACGGTGTGAGCGCCCAACGCCAACGAAGTTGGTAGAGCAAAAGATGCCTGGTTCGCACTTACTGCGACGGGCTCCGATGTCACACCATCGATATCGAACGTGACCGCTCCGGCGGCGTCGATGCCGCTGTTGGTGCTGAGTGCGGCAGAAACTGAGGTCGCCGCAGCATCGCTCGGGCTAGCAGCCAGCACCAGGGTCGCTGCCGCCGGCAGCACGTCGAGGCTGGCACTGGTGGAAGCGGAGGGGTGGGCTCCGTCGCCGTCATAGGTGAGCGTCACGGCCGCAGGGCCGGGAGCAACCTGGGCCGCAGCAATAGTCGCCGTGCCCGTGCCAGCTGCATCAGTGCGGATAACCTGCGAAGCACCAGCCACTTGGACCGTAACGGCCGCGTCTGGAATCGGGGTCGATCCTGCTGACAACGAGAACGAGACTGCGAGATCCTTACCGAACACCGACGACTCGGGTCCAGTCATGGTCAAGCTGCTCGCCAACACTGGAACGGTGGCGGACGCGCTATTGGCAGCAGGCACGTTACTGGCAGCGCTGGCGACAGATTCCCCGCCGGGTGCCGAGGTCGAACTGCCCGCGGTAGCGCCCGCCGAGATCGGATTCTGCGCCGGCCCACAAGCGACGAGGGCGCCGCCCACGGCAGCGACAATCACCATGCGCGCTACAGCCAATCGCGCCCTACCGGCCCGAGACCGACGCCGCTGATGAACCCGCATATTTACCCCCATCACAAGAACCGCCACATTGATCGCGTGCCGCCACTGACTTACCCGAAAAGAGAAATCGAATTACGCGATTCAGGTTAAATGTCCCGCGCTTGCACGCATCGCATGCAGTGTGGCGCCGGTCGATTGTCCCATTCGTAACCCCAACGAGTGGTCGCAATTGCATCTCAGGCTGGTCACGGTTTCAGCGCCCAGCACTAGGGCCCGCTGTTCGTCCTCGGCCTGCCTTGTATCGCTCGATGAGCGCGGCGGTGGAGCTGTCCTGGCTATCCGTGGACTTCTCCCCCGTCAACATGGGTGCGAGCTGCTGCGCCATCGCTTTGCCCAGCTCCACCCCCACTGATCGAAGCTGTTGATACCCCAGATCACGCCCTGAACAAAGGTGATGTGCTCGTACAGGGCGACCAACTGGCCCAGCACGCTGGGTGTCAACCGGGTCGCCAGGATGGAGGTTGACGGCCTATTACCCGGCATCACCTTGTGGGGAGCCACCTCTGCGCTGGTCCCCTCCGCCAGGATCTCCTCAAGTGTCTTCCCGAAAGCCAGGGCGGAAGCCTGAGCGAAGAAGTTGCTCATAAACAGGTCTTGCACATCGGCGTCGCCGTCGCGCAGTTCATGGAGCGGCTCGATGAAACCAATAAAGTCGGCTGGGATGATCCGCGTGCCCTGGTGAATCAGCTGATAGAAAGCGTGCTGGCCGTTGGTGCCAGGCTCCCCCCAGAAAACTTCACCGGTGTCGACTGACACCCGAGTTCCATCTATCCGAACAGATTTCCCATTGCTCTCCATCGTGAGTTGCTGCAGGTAAGCCGGAAATCGAATGAGGTATTGGGAATAGGGCAACACCGCGTGTGAGCCGGAGTGAAAGAAGTCGCCGTACCAAATATTGAGCAGGGCAAGAATCACGGGGGCGTTCTGCGCGAACGGTGCAGTCCGGAAATGCTCGTCCATCGCGTGGAACCCGGCCAACATTTCGCGGTAATTCGCCGGTCCGATAGCGACCATCAGCGACAGGCCGACGGCAGATTCGAAGGAATAACGACCGCCAACCCAGTCCCAGAAGCCGAACATGTTGTCAAGATCGATGCCGAAAGCGGCCACCTTGTCGGCAGCGGTGGAAACTGCAACAAAGTGCTTGCGCACAGCGGACTGCGCCTCATCGTGGCTCAGACCGTGCTGGCTCATCAACGTGGTTGTCAGCCAGGTGCGGGCGAGGCGAGCGTTGGTCAACGTCTCCAAGGTGGTGAACGTCTTGGAGGCAACAATGAACAGTGTCTGGGCCGGGTCTAGGTCACGGGTTTTTTCGAAACCATCGGTGGGGTCAATATTGGAGATAAAGCGGAAGTCCACGCCGCGGTCGGAATAGTCGCGAAGAGCCTCGAACGCCATCACCGGCCCCAGGTCCGACCCGCCGATGCCGATGTTGACCACCGTGGTGATCCTGGCGCCAGTTGCTCCCGTCCACTCGCCGCTGCGCACCCGGTCGGCGAATGCTTCCATCCGCCCCAGGACTTCGTGGACCTCGGCCGCAACGTCGTGGCCGTCCACGATCAGGCTTGCACCTGGGGGCAGTCGAAGAGCGGTATGCAGTACGGCCCTGTCCTCAGTGACGTTGATATGGGCACCGGAGAACATCGCGTCGATCTTGACCCGCAAGGCGGCAGGCTCTGTCAGCGACATTAGGAGGTCGATCGTCTCGCGCGTGATGCGATGCTTCGAATAGTCGATATGCAGATCGACCGCGGTTGCCGTGAGTTCCGTGCCTCGGTCGGGGTCTGCGGCGAAGATTTCCCGCAGGTGAACGTCTTTGACGTGAGCGAAATGATCCTGCACGGCTGCCCACTGGACCGACGTCGTGGCTCCCGGCTCGAAACCCTCCCCGCTCGTCGAGGCTTCAGAGAGGTTCTCGGCACCTGATTTCACGCTGGCTCCTTGTTCGGCGAGGGATATCGCTCCCCGCTGTTGGCATGACGACTGGCCTAGGTGATCCGACTTCCTTCGCTTGATCACCAGCCCGGGGTAACGGTAGTCGTGAAGATGTCGCCCCGGCATCCCGGGCGCCGCGAGCAGTGATGCGACCTCCCGCCCACGCGCGGAAGATAGAGTCGGGTGAAAGAAACGGGTGCGTGAACAGCACGTGTCCCCCAGTGCGAAAATTCTTGAATCGCCAGCGAGCGAGTCTGTTTTTTTAACGAAAGCGAGTCAGATCCGTGGTGTTGCCAGCTGACAACAATCCCGCATTCTCCGAATTTGCTCACCCCACAAGGCTTGTCAGTACCGATTGGCTCGAAGCCGCACTCGGCACCAAGGGTCTCGTCGTGGTCGAAAGTGACGAAGACGTTCTGCTGTACGAAATTGGCCACATTCCTGGTGCGGTCAAAATTGATTGGCATCTCGACCTCAATGATCCGGTGCGACGCGACTACATCGACGGTGCGGCGTTTGCCACCCTGATGCAGGCCAAGGGCATCTCCCGGGACAGCACCGTGGTGATTTACGGCGATAAAAGCAACTGGTGGGCCGCCTACGCCCTCTGGGTATTCACGCTTTTCGGACACGAGGATGTCCGCCTGCTCGACGGTGGCCGCGCAAAATGGCAATCTGAAGCTCGTCCGATGACGACTGACGTAACGCCCATCGTGCCCGCCGACTACCCGACAGTGGACCGCGAAGACAGCAGTATTCGGGCGTACATGGACGACGTGCTGGCCCATCTAGGCCAGCCGATGATCGATGTTCGCTCTCCCATGGAGTACACCGGTGAGCGCACCCACATGCCGAATTATCCCGAGGAGGGCGCACTCCGCGGCGGCCATATCCCGGGCGCGCAGTCCGTGCCCTGGGCGCTTGCTGCAGCCGAAGATGGCACCTTTCGCAGCCGCGCGGAGTTGGAGCAGATCTACCAGGGTGACAAAGGACTGACGCCATCGGATGACGTCATTGCCTATTGCCGCATCGGTGAAAGATCCAGCCACACCTGGTTTGTGCTGACGCATTTGCTCGGCTTCGACAAGGTGCGAAACTACGACGGATCCTGGACCGAGTGGGGTAACGCTGTTCGTGTGCCCATCGTCAAGGGCGAAGCGGCGGGCCACGCTGATGGCTGAACTGCTGCCAGCTGCCCTGGCCGAAATTGCTGCTGACTTCGCTGCCCTAGAAATCCCCGAAAGACTGCAACTTCTCCTGGAGTTCAGCCGGGAACTACCGGCGCTGCCGGTGAAGTACGCGGAACACCCTGAGCTCCTCGAAGCCGTTCCCGAGTGCCAGTCCCCCATCTTCCTGATCACCGAGGTGTCGGGCAACGGCGCCGACGCTCACGTGAGTGTGCATTTCTCTGCGCCACCGGAAGCGCCCACCACCCGAGGCTTTGCCGGAATTTTGAAAGAGGGACTCGACGGGCTGAATGCCGGCGAGATTCTCGCTATCCCGGGCGATTTGCCGCAGATGCTGTCGTTGGGCGCGGCGGTAAGCCCGCTGCGGTTGAACGGTATGGGCGCCATGTTGCATCGAATCAAACGACAGGTGCACGAGAAGGTCGGTTTCGCAAGCTAGCGCTACCTCGCCGAGTGGTGCTGTGTGGCCTGAGAATCCGGGTTCTCGCGCGTCATAACCCACCGCTGGGCGGGATTCAGGTAGCGAGCACGAGTTGCTGTGCTTGCGCCACGGCCGTAGCCGGTCCGGCAGCATGCCAGCTATGTCCCCCGTGCTCGAATACCTCGGCGACACCGCCGGCAGCGCGCACCAACGCTGCGCCCGGCAACCAGTCCCAGGGATGAGTATCGGCGTGGAGCCACAGACCCAGGCGACCGGCAGCGATAGCTGCTAGCTCCACGGAACCCGAGCCGATCATGCGTACCGTCGCCGACTGTTGCAGGACCGCCAGGATGGGGTTCAGCAGGTGCGGGTCGACCAAGCGCGGTGGATGCAGGTAGGTCGAAAATGCGACCTCGTGGAGCGGCCGATCCAGCAAGGGGGCGACTTGCACGCCATTGAGAGTGACCGGCAAACCTTTGCCACCGACCCACAACTCGTTCGTCGTGGGTTGAAAGATCGCACCCAGCAACAGGTCCTCCCCGTCGAGAAGTGCCAGCGCCGAACACCAAGCCGGTAGGCCGGACACAAAGTTGTAGGTTCCGTCGACCGGGTCGATCACCCAGGATCGTCTGCCAGGAGCGGCCGCCCCCTCTTCTCCGAGAACGCCGTCATCGGGCCGCGCCAGCGCTAGCGCGGCCACGATCATCGATTCTGCTGCCTTGTCGGCGTCGGAAACTACGTCGCTGATGCTGGTCTTCGTGTCGACAGTCAGTCCTGCAGCGAGCATTTGAGCGGCCAGAGTGCCCGCCTGGGTCACCAGCTGGGCAGCTAGTTCGGCGTCGGAGAGTGCAAGGGACGAGAGCTGGTGGCGGTGATCAATCACCCTCCCCACTGTGCCAGTAATCGGAGTCGGGTTTGCACTTTTTCAGGCGTCGCGCTTGCCACCGTATGCTCGTTGGATGTCGGCGACGAACAATGGTGCAAATCTAGTAAGAGCTGATGCTGCGACGTCGACGCGGTTGGCCACGCCAGCCGACCTTCAGGGAGTTGTCGACACCCTGGTGGAAGCATTCCATCGAGATCCGGTGTGGAGCTGGGCTTTTCCTGACATTACGGTGCGCGCCGCGCAGCACGCCGCGATATTTCAGATGACCGTATCCCACGCCATCGCGCATCGCTCAGTCTGGCTGACGGGCGATTACGGGGCTGTCATCACTGCTTTCGCCCCCGGCATTAATGAAATGTCGGATGACGACGCGAGCCGGTTCCCCGCGGTTATTAACGAACTACTCGGAGATCACGCTCAGCAGGTCAACGACCTTTTCGAACGGTTCGAGCATGCGCGTCCGGTCACCACACCGCACCTTTATATCTCCATGCTGGGCGTGCGGGGTCGCGCGCGCGGTCATGGCATCGGGATGGACTTGCTCAGCCACGTCATGCAACAGGCGGACTCTCAGGGGATCGGGGTGTATCTGGAGTCCAGCAACGGCGCCAATGACGCTCGGTATCGGGAAGCCGGGTTCGACATACACGGCAGCATCCCCGTCGCCCCGGGGCGGCCACCGATCACCACCATGTGGCGGGACCCGACCCCCGCTGCCGATCTCGTCATTTATCCCACGCTCGAGGGTTAGTGGACTCTATATTCCAAGGGGCGTACTTCGGCGCAGGAGCGTCCGGTCATCCGTTGAACACGCGACACCGCATCTGTCAGGAGCACTCATGGGAATCAGTCTGGTTAAGGGCGGCAACATCTCCCTCACCAAAGCAGCCCCCGGGCTCGCTTCGGTGATCGTGGGGTTGGGGTGGGATGCACGAACCACCACCGGCGCAGAGTTCGACGTCGATGCAAGCGCCTTGGGAGTGGATAGCAATCGACAGATAGTCTCCGGCCAACATTTCGTCTTCTATTCCAACCTGCGCAGCCCCGACGGCGTCATCGAGCATCAGGGCGACAACCGCACGGGCGCCGGTGACGGCGACGACGAAAAGATCACCGTCCATCTGAGCGCCGCTCCCCCCAACATGGACGCCGTCATTTTCGCCGTTTCCATCTACGACGCCGACACGCGAGGGCAAAGTTTCGGCCAGATCCGCAACGCCTTCATCAGGGTTGTCGATTCAGCCAACGGCGCCGAGTTAGCCAGATACGACCTGAGCGAAGACGCCGCGACCGAAACTGCCATGGTGTTCGGCGAGCTGTACCGCAGCTCCAGCGAATGGAAATTCCGCGCCGTGGGGCAGGGATACGCCTCCGGTTTGTCCGGCATCGCCACCGACTTCGGGGTGCCGCTCTAGCTGTTCGGGGTTCTGAAGCTTGGGCGTGCCCTGATCCGAGGTTGACTCAACTCCACCAGGGACGAAGCGGCAGCCCCGCATCCCCCCGCAAGCCGGGTTTCACGGCCAGCACCTGATGGAGTTGAATGGCGTTGCGCTCGAAACCCATTCGGGAGCCGGCCATATACAGCGCCCAGACACGTGCGGTACCCGCACCCACCTCTGCAACGCACTCATCCCAATGCTCGGCCAAATTGATGCACCAGTCCCGAAGCGTCAGAGCGTAGTGTTCCCGGAGGTTTTCGCTGTGACGCACCTCCAGGCCGGCGTCCTGGATGTCCGTGATGATCCGGCCCGAGCCGGTCAACTCACCATCTGGAAACACGTAGCGGTCGATGAATGCTTCAGTTTTAGCTTGCGAGAAGTTGTCGGGACGCGTGATGCAGTGATTCAGTAGGCGGCCGCCGTCGGCGAGTTTTGTCGTCAGGAAGGCAAAATAGGATGCGTAGTTGTCGACTCCGATGTGTTCGGTCAGCCCTATTGACGAAATCGCATCGAATCCCGTTTCGGGCACATCCCGGTAGTCCAAGTATCGTATTTCTGCCAACGATTCCAACCCGTCACGGATGATGGCTTGTTGTCCCCAGGAAGCCTGTTCTGCTGACAGCGTGACACCCAAAACTGAGATGCCCTGGCGTGCAGCATATCTCACCATGGATCCCCAGCCGCAACCGATGTCCAGCAAGCGCTGGCCGGGAGTGAGCCGTAACTTATCGAAGATGAGGCGGTATTTGTTTTCCTGCGCTTGTTCCAAGCTTGTTGTTTCCGTGTCGTAGACAGCGCACGTATAGGCCATCGACGGCCCAAGAACGTACTCGTAAAACTCGTTGGAAACGTCATAATGGCGATGAATCGAGTCCGAGTCGCGCTGCTTCGAATGGCGCTGCATCGCTGTCAGAACGCTGCTACCCGCCGTCAGGGCCGCTGT includes:
- a CDS encoding ATP-binding protein, which produces MTSPENLPGTVGELRASGHVQRGVKAEIRDNLLAALTSGHSPWEGIVGFDDTVLPQLERALLAGHDVVLLGERGQGKTRLLRSLVTLLDEWTPVIEGSELGEHPFDPITPGSQRRAGELGDDLPVAWRHRLERYTEKLATPDTAVADLIGDVDPVKVAEGRSLGDPETIHFGLVPRAHRGIVAINELPDLAERIQVSLLNVMEERDIQVRGYTLRLPLDILLVASANPEDYTNRGRIITPLKDRFGAEVRTHYPLELTHEVALIQQEAHLVAEVPDHLLEIIARFSRLLRDSDSIDQTSGVSARFSVAAAETVAAAALRRFAVTSETRATARLIDLESMVPVLRGKLEFTTGEAERASEILAHLLRRATADTAKAALRGVDLAPLAEAVGQSPLRTGERVTAAQVVAALPDLPVVAEVGARLGALDSEGPGPLAAAAELALELLFLTRRLTKATRAKGDTVSYG
- a CDS encoding sulfurtransferase is translated as MVLPADNNPAFSEFAHPTRLVSTDWLEAALGTKGLVVVESDEDVLLYEIGHIPGAVKIDWHLDLNDPVRRDYIDGAAFATLMQAKGISRDSTVVIYGDKSNWWAAYALWVFTLFGHEDVRLLDGGRAKWQSEARPMTTDVTPIVPADYPTVDREDSSIRAYMDDVLAHLGQPMIDVRSPMEYTGERTHMPNYPEEGALRGGHIPGAQSVPWALAAAEDGTFRSRAELEQIYQGDKGLTPSDDVIAYCRIGERSSHTWFVLTHLLGFDKVRNYDGSWTEWGNAVRVPIVKGEAAGHADG
- a CDS encoding Ig-like domain repeat protein gives rise to the protein MTGPESSVFGKDLAVSFSLSAGSTPIPDAAVTVQVAGASQVIRTDAAGTGTATIAAAQVAPGPAAVTLTYDGDGAHPSASTSASLDVLPAAATLVLAASPSDAAATSVSAALSTNSGIDAAGAVTFDIDGVTSEPVAVSANQASFALPTSLALGAHTVTASYLPTAPDQVGPTTAASTVSIAQVSTGVTGSATKDAVRYGDQASFTIAVSAAAEADLTGAVKVTDGEQVVAEGTTNPQGQASLQFLNRFDPGSKDLTVTFAGSDRVGASQSQLTLVTSSTNVDISIVKPTLLPDGSGTVTVSIIGTPDKPTGQVTATLDGIEVANGEVDAAGKIGFTVSAVAAGDHQILVNYSGDKRFQANTAKATLSVTPPVVNPNEAGAASLAAANPCPTTAAACVDLTNELAWLQTGGEITYGPVDMTSGKAGHRTGTGTFKVYWLDKHHKSSIYNGAAMPNSVFFDGGIAFHQGSLSVQSAGCIHLSSSASETFFNALHLGDSVFVFGTPPY
- a CDS encoding GNAT family N-acetyltransferase encodes the protein MSATNNGANLVRADAATSTRLATPADLQGVVDTLVEAFHRDPVWSWAFPDITVRAAQHAAIFQMTVSHAIAHRSVWLTGDYGAVITAFAPGINEMSDDDASRFPAVINELLGDHAQQVNDLFERFEHARPVTTPHLYISMLGVRGRARGHGIGMDLLSHVMQQADSQGIGVYLESSNGANDARYREAGFDIHGSIPVAPGRPPITTMWRDPTPAADLVIYPTLEG
- a CDS encoding inositol monophosphatase family protein; translation: MIDHRHQLSSLALSDAELAAQLVTQAGTLAAQMLAAGLTVDTKTSISDVVSDADKAAESMIVAALALARPDDGVLGEEGAAAPGRRSWVIDPVDGTYNFVSGLPAWCSALALLDGEDLLLGAIFQPTTNELWVGGKGLPVTLNGVQVAPLLDRPLHEVAFSTYLHPPRLVDPHLLNPILAVLQQSATVRMIGSGSVELAAIAAGRLGLWLHADTHPWDWLPGAALVRAAGGVAEVFEHGGHSWHAAGPATAVAQAQQLVLAT
- a CDS encoding TerD family protein, encoding MGISLVKGGNISLTKAAPGLASVIVGLGWDARTTTGAEFDVDASALGVDSNRQIVSGQHFVFYSNLRSPDGVIEHQGDNRTGAGDGDDEKITVHLSAAPPNMDAVIFAVSIYDADTRGQSFGQIRNAFIRVVDSANGAELARYDLSEDAATETAMVFGELYRSSSEWKFRAVGQGYASGLSGIATDFGVPL
- a CDS encoding SufE family protein encodes the protein MAELLPAALAEIAADFAALEIPERLQLLLEFSRELPALPVKYAEHPELLEAVPECQSPIFLITEVSGNGADAHVSVHFSAPPEAPTTRGFAGILKEGLDGLNAGEILAIPGDLPQMLSLGAAVSPLRLNGMGAMLHRIKRQVHEKVGFAS
- a CDS encoding class I SAM-dependent methyltransferase, translating into MTTFKAPPQSSHRSHRDDVPTHPKMTVAQVLSTLIDGELPFRFSAFDGSVAGPPEAALGVHLVSSRALNYFLNAPGDLGLARAYVAGDLEFSGLNSSDPYPMLALMADALHVRRPTPAQLLNLARSLGWKQFVPVAPPAQEAPPRWRRATAALTAGSSVLTAMQRHSKQRDSDSIHRHYDVSNEFYEYVLGPSMAYTCAVYDTETTSLEQAQENKYRLIFDKLRLTPGQRLLDIGCGWGSMVRYAARQGISVLGVTLSAEQASWGQQAIIRDGLESLAEIRYLDYRDVPETGFDAISSIGLTEHIGVDNYASYFAFLTTKLADGGRLLNHCITRPDNFSQAKTEAFIDRYVFPDGELTGSGRIITDIQDAGLEVRHSENLREHYALTLRDWCINLAEHWDECVAEVGAGTARVWALYMAGSRMGFERNAIQLHQVLAVKPGLRGDAGLPLRPWWS